The following are encoded together in the Arvicanthis niloticus isolate mArvNil1 chromosome 11, mArvNil1.pat.X, whole genome shotgun sequence genome:
- the Nkx2-1 gene encoding homeobox protein Nkx-2.1 isoform X1 codes for MPRLWWLPKTWRRAKTNARQPPSLHSSQLRRTRSTPLRVHPTRSALSRRRIMSMSPKHTTPFSVSDILSPLEESYKKVGMEGGGLGAPLAAYRQGQAAPPAAAMQQHAVGHHGAVTAAYHMTAAGVPQLSHSAVGGYCNGNLGNMSELPPYQDTMRNSASGPGWYGANPDPRFPAISRFMGPASGMNMSGMGGLGSLGDVSKNMAPLPSAPRRKRRVLFSQAQVYELERRFKQQKYLSAPEREHLASMIHLTPTQVKIWFQNHRYKMKRQAKDKAAQQQLQQDSGGGGGGGGGAGCPQQQQAQQQSPRRVAVPVLVKDGKPCQAGAPAPGAASLQGHAQQQAQQQAQAAQAAAAAISVGSGGSGLGAHPGHQPGSAGQSPDLAHHAASPAALQGQVSSLSHLNSSGSDYGAMSCSTLLYGRTW; via the exons ATGCCCCGCCTCTGGTGGCTGCCTAAAACCTGGCGCCGGGCTAAAACAAACGCGAGGCAGCCCCCGAGCCTCCACTCAAGCCAATTAAGGCGGACTCGGTCCACTCCGTTACGTGTACATCCAACAAGATCGGCGTTAAG ccGACGCCGAATCATGTCGATGAGTCCAAAGCACACGACTCCGTTCTCAGTGTCTGACATCTTGAGTCCCCTGGAGGAAAGCTACAAGAAAGTGGGCATGGAGGGCGGCGGCCTCGGGGCTCCTCTCGCAGCGTACAGACAGGGCCAGGCGGCCCCGCCGGCCGCGGCCATGCAGCAGCACGCCGTGGGGCACCACGGCGCCGTCACCGCCGCCTACCACATGACGGCGGCGGGGGTGCCCCAGCTCTCGCACTCCGCCGTGGGGGGCTACTGCAACGGCAACCTGGGCAACATGAGCGAGCTGCCGCCTTACCAGGACACCATGCGGAACAGCGCTTCAGGCCCCGGATGGTACGGCGCCAACCCAGACCCGCGCTTCCCCGCCA TCTCCCGCTTCATGGGCCCGGCGAGCGGCATGAATATGAGCGGCATGGGCGGCCTGGGCTCGCTGGGGGACGTGAGCAAGAACATGGCCCCGCTGCCCAGTGCGCCCCGCCGGAAGCGCCGGGTGCTCTTCTCCCAGGCGCAGGTGTACGAGCTCGAGCGACGCTTCAAGCAACAGAAGTACCTGTCGGCGCCGGAGCGCGAGCATCTGGCCAGCATGATCCACCTGACACCCACACAGGTCAAGATCTGGTTCCAGAACCACCGCTACAAGATGAAGCGCCAGGCTAAGGACAAGGCGGCGCAGCAGCAACTGCAGCAGGACAGCGGCGGTGGCGGAGGCGGCGGCGGTGGCGCGGGATGCCCGCAGCAGCAGCAAGCTCAGCAGCAGTCGCCGCGCCGGGTGGCCGTGCCGGTCCTGGTGAAAGACGGCAAACCCTGCCAGGCGGGCGCCCCTGCACCGGGAGCCGCTAGCCTGCAAGGCCACGCGCAGCAACAAGCTCAGCAGCAGGCGCAGGCGGCGCAAGCGGCTGCCGCTGCCATCTCGGTGGGCAGCGGTGGCTCGGGTCTAGGAGCACACCCAGGCCACCAGCCGGGCAGCGCAGGGCAGTCCCCGGACCTGGCGCACCACGCAGCCAGCCCCGCAGCGCTGCAAGGCCAGGTCTCCAGCCTATCCCATCTGAACTCTTCGGGCTCGGACTATGGAGCCATGTCTTGCTCTACCTTGCTTTATGGTCGGACCTGGTGA
- the Nkx2-1 gene encoding homeobox protein Nkx-2.1 isoform X2, producing MSMSPKHTTPFSVSDILSPLEESYKKVGMEGGGLGAPLAAYRQGQAAPPAAAMQQHAVGHHGAVTAAYHMTAAGVPQLSHSAVGGYCNGNLGNMSELPPYQDTMRNSASGPGWYGANPDPRFPAISRFMGPASGMNMSGMGGLGSLGDVSKNMAPLPSAPRRKRRVLFSQAQVYELERRFKQQKYLSAPEREHLASMIHLTPTQVKIWFQNHRYKMKRQAKDKAAQQQLQQDSGGGGGGGGGAGCPQQQQAQQQSPRRVAVPVLVKDGKPCQAGAPAPGAASLQGHAQQQAQQQAQAAQAAAAAISVGSGGSGLGAHPGHQPGSAGQSPDLAHHAASPAALQGQVSSLSHLNSSGSDYGAMSCSTLLYGRTW from the exons ATGTCGATGAGTCCAAAGCACACGACTCCGTTCTCAGTGTCTGACATCTTGAGTCCCCTGGAGGAAAGCTACAAGAAAGTGGGCATGGAGGGCGGCGGCCTCGGGGCTCCTCTCGCAGCGTACAGACAGGGCCAGGCGGCCCCGCCGGCCGCGGCCATGCAGCAGCACGCCGTGGGGCACCACGGCGCCGTCACCGCCGCCTACCACATGACGGCGGCGGGGGTGCCCCAGCTCTCGCACTCCGCCGTGGGGGGCTACTGCAACGGCAACCTGGGCAACATGAGCGAGCTGCCGCCTTACCAGGACACCATGCGGAACAGCGCTTCAGGCCCCGGATGGTACGGCGCCAACCCAGACCCGCGCTTCCCCGCCA TCTCCCGCTTCATGGGCCCGGCGAGCGGCATGAATATGAGCGGCATGGGCGGCCTGGGCTCGCTGGGGGACGTGAGCAAGAACATGGCCCCGCTGCCCAGTGCGCCCCGCCGGAAGCGCCGGGTGCTCTTCTCCCAGGCGCAGGTGTACGAGCTCGAGCGACGCTTCAAGCAACAGAAGTACCTGTCGGCGCCGGAGCGCGAGCATCTGGCCAGCATGATCCACCTGACACCCACACAGGTCAAGATCTGGTTCCAGAACCACCGCTACAAGATGAAGCGCCAGGCTAAGGACAAGGCGGCGCAGCAGCAACTGCAGCAGGACAGCGGCGGTGGCGGAGGCGGCGGCGGTGGCGCGGGATGCCCGCAGCAGCAGCAAGCTCAGCAGCAGTCGCCGCGCCGGGTGGCCGTGCCGGTCCTGGTGAAAGACGGCAAACCCTGCCAGGCGGGCGCCCCTGCACCGGGAGCCGCTAGCCTGCAAGGCCACGCGCAGCAACAAGCTCAGCAGCAGGCGCAGGCGGCGCAAGCGGCTGCCGCTGCCATCTCGGTGGGCAGCGGTGGCTCGGGTCTAGGAGCACACCCAGGCCACCAGCCGGGCAGCGCAGGGCAGTCCCCGGACCTGGCGCACCACGCAGCCAGCCCCGCAGCGCTGCAAGGCCAGGTCTCCAGCCTATCCCATCTGAACTCTTCGGGCTCGGACTATGGAGCCATGTCTTGCTCTACCTTGCTTTATGGTCGGACCTGGTGA
- the Nkx2-1 gene encoding homeobox protein Nkx-2.1 isoform X3 has translation MWSGGGGKARGWEAAAGGRSSPGRLSRRRIMSMSPKHTTPFSVSDILSPLEESYKKVGMEGGGLGAPLAAYRQGQAAPPAAAMQQHAVGHHGAVTAAYHMTAAGVPQLSHSAVGGYCNGNLGNMSELPPYQDTMRNSASGPGWYGANPDPRFPAISRFMGPASGMNMSGMGGLGSLGDVSKNMAPLPSAPRRKRRVLFSQAQVYELERRFKQQKYLSAPEREHLASMIHLTPTQVKIWFQNHRYKMKRQAKDKAAQQQLQQDSGGGGGGGGGAGCPQQQQAQQQSPRRVAVPVLVKDGKPCQAGAPAPGAASLQGHAQQQAQQQAQAAQAAAAAISVGSGGSGLGAHPGHQPGSAGQSPDLAHHAASPAALQGQVSSLSHLNSSGSDYGAMSCSTLLYGRTW, from the exons ATGTGGTCCGGAGGCGGTGGGAAGGCGCGGGGCTGGGAGGCCGCAGCGGGAGGGAGGAGCAGCCCCGGCAGGCTCAG ccGACGCCGAATCATGTCGATGAGTCCAAAGCACACGACTCCGTTCTCAGTGTCTGACATCTTGAGTCCCCTGGAGGAAAGCTACAAGAAAGTGGGCATGGAGGGCGGCGGCCTCGGGGCTCCTCTCGCAGCGTACAGACAGGGCCAGGCGGCCCCGCCGGCCGCGGCCATGCAGCAGCACGCCGTGGGGCACCACGGCGCCGTCACCGCCGCCTACCACATGACGGCGGCGGGGGTGCCCCAGCTCTCGCACTCCGCCGTGGGGGGCTACTGCAACGGCAACCTGGGCAACATGAGCGAGCTGCCGCCTTACCAGGACACCATGCGGAACAGCGCTTCAGGCCCCGGATGGTACGGCGCCAACCCAGACCCGCGCTTCCCCGCCA TCTCCCGCTTCATGGGCCCGGCGAGCGGCATGAATATGAGCGGCATGGGCGGCCTGGGCTCGCTGGGGGACGTGAGCAAGAACATGGCCCCGCTGCCCAGTGCGCCCCGCCGGAAGCGCCGGGTGCTCTTCTCCCAGGCGCAGGTGTACGAGCTCGAGCGACGCTTCAAGCAACAGAAGTACCTGTCGGCGCCGGAGCGCGAGCATCTGGCCAGCATGATCCACCTGACACCCACACAGGTCAAGATCTGGTTCCAGAACCACCGCTACAAGATGAAGCGCCAGGCTAAGGACAAGGCGGCGCAGCAGCAACTGCAGCAGGACAGCGGCGGTGGCGGAGGCGGCGGCGGTGGCGCGGGATGCCCGCAGCAGCAGCAAGCTCAGCAGCAGTCGCCGCGCCGGGTGGCCGTGCCGGTCCTGGTGAAAGACGGCAAACCCTGCCAGGCGGGCGCCCCTGCACCGGGAGCCGCTAGCCTGCAAGGCCACGCGCAGCAACAAGCTCAGCAGCAGGCGCAGGCGGCGCAAGCGGCTGCCGCTGCCATCTCGGTGGGCAGCGGTGGCTCGGGTCTAGGAGCACACCCAGGCCACCAGCCGGGCAGCGCAGGGCAGTCCCCGGACCTGGCGCACCACGCAGCCAGCCCCGCAGCGCTGCAAGGCCAGGTCTCCAGCCTATCCCATCTGAACTCTTCGGGCTCGGACTATGGAGCCATGTCTTGCTCTACCTTGCTTTATGGTCGGACCTGGTGA